CACAAACCTAATCACTCTTTCCAAGTTTGGATCCTTCCTACTGCCTGCACACCTGTCAGTGCTGAAGCAGGCTGTGACATGAGCACTTTGCAGCCgttcctctcccagctcctccgtTAAGAACTTGAGTTCCCAAGGTGTTTTGGGAGACACTAATGCCTCTGATGGATCCATGTGAAAAGGCGGATTTACccttcaaactgaaaatatgTAGTCTTGATCACAGGTCTTCAATAACGTGACTATTTAAGGTGACAAAGGTGCTGCCACCTTGTCAAGTATCACTTTTTTTGCATACATCCTCACATGCTTTAAACAACTGCCGAGATGGGAAGAGAAATCTGTACCCTGCATTTGCTTCCTGAGGTCCACTATTTCGGCTGTCAGAGGGATTCTCTTCAGCTTTGTGGTCTTTTACAGAAGAGCCGGCAGCAAGGATAAAGGTGCTTTACCTCTAAGTCTCTACTCTTCTAATGCACCACTCTGATGCTGTTCAAATCTTTCACTGGGTATTTTACAGAGTAACTGAAATGAGTCTGAGGCTTCAATCCTGACTAGGCAGCAGTGACCCAACAGGCACATTCCCCAAGCGCTGTCTGGAAAACAAGCAGTTTATGCTTTATGTTAGGACAAGGACCTGGAAACTCCCTTAGGAAAAGCAGGTTGTCCTCCCAAGGAATCTCATCGTACACCAGCCCCACCTGGAGTACTGAGGACCCAGAGGCCAGGATGTCTCACGGCTTCCTCACCTAATCAGTCAGGTGCTTCTCACTACTTAGAGCTGCTGCATTGTTAATCCCCACCTATCCTACTGGCTGACAACAGCAGGCCTTGTTTCCCATCGGTGGCTATGTGTTTCCCACCCTGGCATCCTGGATGTGATTGTATtctctggcacagcagggtcCTGATCAATTCAGGCTATGCAACACGGCTCATCGTCTtacctgaaaacaaaaataaactctgGAAAAGCACAGCAGGAAGGGGGCAGCTGCAGTGTTTATTTGACAATCACATGCAGTGCTACACAATTCAGTCCCCCTACTTGCTCACCTCCCTTCCTCCCAAATGTTGCCAAGCAGCTGTTGCTGCAACATCTGGGAATgagtccttttatttaaaatggcCAACATAAATTTCCAGGCCAGGGACTTCAGGGGAAGCCAAGGAAAGAGGTGTCAGGCTTCATCACCTAGTGCACATCCTGTGCAGCCTGAGGATGGAAGCAGTACCCATCTGTCCGTGTGCCAGGGCAGACCCTGGAGTCTCAGCGTTCTTGTCCCAGCACGGTGCCATCCACTACAGAATGTTCTTGGCAATTGCGTTCAGGGTCCTCACTTTGGCCACATCTGCCACCTTTATGGAGTACTCGGGGGCAGAGAAGGATGCTCCCATGGCAACGTTTGGGTTTCTGTCAGGAAAACCAGTGATTAGTGGTGATCTGCTGGTGATACAGATGAGTAAGATCCACCAAGAAAAACACACCCATATTTCCCCTAGCTTCAGCATTGGCCAAAGATTGTGTAACCCAAACCAAAGGTGGGACAGTAACAGAAAGAACAGTAATCCAAACAGGTGCAGACCTACGGACAAATATAACCCATTCCTCACGCATTTCCCAGAAGCACATCCCACTGGCTTCTCAAATCCTACATGCTTATGTTAAAAGTCCAAGGCAACTACCCCACAACCTGCCTTCCCAAGTGCCCTCAAAACTCCTAGAGTGGCAGTAGCAAGAGAAATGCCCCAAGGATCTGGTTCTGCATGGAACTCATGTCCATGTGAGGAGCGCTGCTGGATTCATACACTGCAGAATACAGTGTCAGGCACCATGATACCAAACATAAAAGCACAACTAGCACTCAGGAAGCTGACAGAAATTTATGCCATTTCTACAAAAGCATGTTCACATTCATCTAGCCCTTCACTGATAGAGCTGtgctaaaaaataaacataaataatcAGTTACCTGAACTTCATCCCTGAGTCCCGAGCTGAGCGAGCAGAGCAGTGAAACTCAGACGCAGTGGAGCCTTCCAGAATCCTCTGCAAGTTGCGCTCCGTGATGCCACCCCCTGGTGGGAACAAGCCTGAAGTCACACACGGAGCCGACAACACTATTCCAGACCTGACATCACCCATATAcactgaagggaaaaagcagCGGTTGGGAAAACAGAGACCCGGGCACATGAAAAGGGACGGGAGAAGCCTTGGCTCATGTTCTCCCACAGATCTAGAGCtgttcccaaatcctgcagggaGCAATAGCTGCAGGACTCTGCCCTCCTCAACAGGCTGCATGGCCTTTACTCACACcaggacaggagctgctcctcctgggcagCTGGCTCAGAAAGCCAGATCACAGAGTGGATTCCAGGGCAAGAGGCTAGCAAGGAAAGGCATGGGATTGCAGGACCTGGTACAGACGACAACAAAAATTACCTGGCATCACCACAATTCTGCCCTTTGCCTGCAAGAAGAGTAACACACGTCAGTGATATTATCGAGGACTACATCCACAGGCGCATTTGTGAGGCAGCAAAGAAACACCACATGCAGCACTATCCATAAGCTCATGGATGTCACCATGGTTTACAATTTGTGCGCTCTCATCCGTCTCTTTTGTACGATTAATGCTTTAAAAGCGGAAAAGAACTTGCAGTTTCAGCTAAGACAACCTGTCACCATTGCCTCCTACCCCTCCCTCCCACCTGGCTACCTCTCAGGTACACCTGTTGCACCTTCCTAAAAGGAACTGTGAGACACTCAGCAGGGACCTCACTCTGCTGTTAGTGTGGGCTCTTCACACCAGCTGTTGAAACCAACTCCCACCACCCTCCCTGAATCTGCAAACAAGAACCCAAGCAGTTTTTGCTGCAGGGGACTTCGGGGCCCAGCCTACACGGGCTTGGGGAAACAGATTAAAGCCAAGCAAGAGAGGGAAGGCAAGCACTCCTTGACAGAAGACCTTTCCAGGGATACCAtaaagcagctgcctgcaggcagtgccagggagcagccacattaacccaggggagcacagcAAACACTCACCTGTTCCGCAAGCCTCTTAATCAAGGACAATCCTTCCAGTGCTGAGCTGTCACAGCCACTCGTCAGCACCCGCTCAAATCCCAGGGAAATCAGGGTCTCCAGTGCCACCAGAGGGTCATGCACCATGTCAAAGGCTGAGGGACCAGAACAACAGCTCAAAAATCGCTCGGTTCATTGCGCTCAAGCCCTGTCCCTCAGCCAGCTCCCCCAAAGGCAGCAATAGGAAGAGTCCTGCTCACACCCTGGATTCTCAGCTCCTGACTGTAACACTCCCCTTGCAGCACCGCCAGGACCACCATACTCAGCTCCTCAGACACCCCCTCTCTCACAGGGCAATGAGACAGCTCCCAAACCTGAGCTGCCCGGACCTTTTCCGCTGTGGGGAAtagcacagcctgcagagcttTCCCCCTCCAAAGAACGACCAAAGAAGATCGAGCTcagctcccttccagccccgcTTCCCCCAGCAGTGGGACACAGACTGGACCCTGCCCAGGGCCACTGTCCCTGGAAACTCACCGCGGTGAAATGTGACGGGCAGGGGACGGCACACAGCTGCAAAAAGAAGACATACGGTCAGTCAGGGCTGCTACAGAGTCTCTTGTGCTAGAACCAGAAACATACATGACACAGAAGAGGGCAATGGCTTCTCGAGCCATTCCCAGAAAGCTCAAGAAGAGTCCCCATTCTTGCTgggaaaaatgctgttttatccAGGCTTTTTCATGGGGAAGAGCTCTTCTGCCCTTTGAAAAAGCAACAAACCTTTGTTTTTATGGGTAACACCAAAATCCCCCATCTCATCCGGAACATGCAGAACCCTCATTCCCACCACAGATGACTTCCTCtgcaggagggaagcagggaagtTGTACCACCTACCTGGGGAAAGGACAGGACCGTAGCTCTCTGGGAGCAGAAGGGCTGACCTTAGTGATTTCTTTCATTACCTACAATTTCTGCTGTCAGAGCACAGCAAACTTCACCAGAGGTGCTCTATCTACTGAGCAAAGCTTATTTATTTCTACAAAGATatccccctgctccctgccctggaaaCAGCTGAGCACATGTTTGTTTGCCTAGTGGAGCTAAGTCCCAGCAAGATCCTTTGCTGCTCTCCCTACAGCACATTCACCTTCATATGAGAACCTCAACACCACATCACCAAGGAAAGGCCCAGCCCTCTTTAGCTTTGGCTGTAGCTCCcaaaaaatatgcagaaagaaAGAGGATTTGCTTCCACATGTTTGTGGTCTGGACTAACAATCTCACACTGCAGCTTCAGTATCTTTTCATGTGTTCACACCTCTCTCTTGtaatcttttcctcctgtgtgtgttaagagaggaaaatggaaatgaattGCCAGCTACACACATGGCCAAAGGCCAGGAGATACATATCCTAGACACCTGTAGCAAGGACAtaaggaaaagaacaaaggaCAATAAAAACGAGGGAGAGAATTCAACAGTTGAATGCCCTCAAAGCAGCTCACCTAAACCTTCTTACACTTTGCTATTATGTCCCAGGTGGCTTCAAACTCTGCGTGAATGGCTAGGGGCCGTGGCCCTCGGTCTGGAACGTTTCTAAACTACTTCATGCCTCACAGGTATGGCAGGAAATGAAACCGCAAAAGGCGGAAAGAGACAGCAAGACAAACAGGACGCGCAGACCAAAGCCCTCCGTACAGGTCTCCGGCATCAGCCGGAGCAGCACATCAACGCCGGCACAGCGCAGAGCTCTGCCGGGAGGCACCCTCACCCAGCAGCGCCGTGCACAGCTCCGTGTCGATGCGCCCGTCCTCGGTGAGGGCCCCGAACACCAGCCCGTCGGCGCCGTGCAGCTTGGCCAGGCGGATGTCGGCTTTCATCACCTCCACCTCCCGGTCCGAGTACAGGAAATCCCCGCCGCGGGGCCGGATCATGACGAACACCGGGACGCGCACGCACTGCTTCaccacctgcagcagccctgccgGCGGCACAGGGGCGGCTCAGCGCCCGCCGAagcggctccggctccggccCCGGCGCGGGCAGGACGGGACCGGGAACGGGCAGGGAGCCCGGCCGGACGGAGGGGAGCGAAGGGAGACCGACGGGGAAGGTGGCCCAGGGGCGGGCGCGGCTCACCCATGCTCGGGGTGGTCCCTCCTTCCACGAGGCCCGCGCAGAGCTCGATCCGCCCGGCACCTGTG
This portion of the Hirundo rustica isolate bHirRus1 chromosome 8, bHirRus1.pri.v3, whole genome shotgun sequence genome encodes:
- the CUTC gene encoding copper homeostasis protein cutC homolog isoform X3, with translation MGSSWKCAWTRWSPPSTRSAEVPGGSSSARASWKEGPPRAWVVKQCVRVPVFVMIRPRGGDFLYSDREVEVMKADIRLAKLHGADGLVFGALTEDGRIDTELCTALLAVCRPLPVTFHRAFDMVHDPLVALETLISLGFERVLTSGCDSSALEGLSLIKRLAEQAKGRIVVMPGGGITERNLQRILEGSTASEFHCSARSARDSGMKFRNPNVAMGASFSAPEYSIKVADVAKVRTLNAIAKNIL
- the CUTC gene encoding copper homeostasis protein cutC homolog isoform X1; translated protein: MDDGFLMEVCVDSVESAVNAERGGAGRIELCAGLVEGGTTPSMGLLQVVKQCVRVPVFVMIRPRGGDFLYSDREVEVMKADIRLAKLHGADGLVFGALTEDGRIDTELCTALLAVCRPLPVTFHRAFDMVHDPLVALETLISLGFERVLTSGCDSSALEGLSLIKRLAEQAKGRIVVMPGGGITERNLQRILEGSTASEFHCSARSARDSGMKFRNPNVAMGASFSAPEYSIKVADVAKVRTLNAIAKNIL
- the CUTC gene encoding copper homeostasis protein cutC homolog isoform X2 codes for the protein MTIARRVTGSAEQRPPRAASAGMDDGFLMEVCVDSVESAVNAERGGAGRIELCAGLVEGGTTPSMGLLQVVKQCVRVPVFVMIRPRGGDFLYSDREVEVMKADIRLAKLHGADGLVFGALTEDGRIDTELCTALLAVCRPLPVTFHRAFDMVHDPLVALETLISLGFERVLTSGCDSSALEGLSLIKRLAEQAKGRIVVMPGGGITERNLQRILEGSTASEFHCSARSARDSGMKFRNPNVAMGASFSAPEYSIKVADVAKVRTLNAIAKNIL